The Erythrobacter litoralis HTCC2594 nucleotide sequence TCGACCAGCACTTCGTCGCCATCGCTGAGTGTTGGCTCCATGGAGTCCCCCAAAACATGGATGATCGAGAGGCTGGCGCTCTTTGCCCGCGTCAGCGCGGCGAGCCAACGCTCATCAAAGCCGAAACGGGTATGTGCCGTTTCACTTTCGGCAATCGCTCCAAAGCCTGCCGACGCATCGACGTTCAGGACAGGGATCTCTATCAAACCGTCGCGTATCGGTGCGGGCGGGCCGCCAAGGACTTGCTCGTCGACCCCGAAAAAGCTCGCAAGGACGCGCCTGTCATCGTCATCGAGTTTGCGCGGTGAGCCGCGCTTGATGAATTGCTGGATGTAGGACGAGTTGCGTCCGATCAACCGTGAAATAGCCGAATAGCCGAGCCGTCGCTGCTGGATCAGCCGGTCTAGCTCATCTCTGACATGTTCCATCGTCGAATTCCTTCTGAAAGCCTGAGGAGGGAAGGAAATCTCCTAGACTCGATGGAACCTTCCTACTAAGAACAAAGCAAGAACACAAGTCTAGAGTGAGTCGAGGAAGGCTATGAAGTTGTTGGATAGGATCGAGCGTCATCTCAAAGAATCGCACATGTCGGCGACGCGGTTCGGGCGTCGCGCGGTTGGCGACCCTCGGTTCGTTCTTGATCTAAGAGCTGGCCGCAGGCCGCGCAGGAGGACAATCGAGAAGGTGGAGAACTACCTCAACGCAGATAAATCATTGTAAAATGACTACTGCGGTTCTGAATTTCTCTTGAGATTGCTGAAACATATCTTGGCGCGATGCTCTCAATTCTCTAGATCAATTTGTGAAAGCTTCTCCTCCTTGGACTCGCCGCGATCAGGCTAGTTCTACTGCCGGAGAAGGGCTATGTGAGCTCGTCAGCAAGACGAGCTTCAAGGGGATGGGATGAGTGCTTCGACCAAACAAGATTACAAAATGTCATTTAGCACCGGGGGTCTCTTCCATAACGAAAGCTTGGAAGTCGCGCGTTTGCATCTAGACGGAGAGCCCTGGGAAGACACGATCCTCAGGGCCATGGAGGAAGGCGCAACCAGCCTGCCGAAGTCAGCATCGAACCGCCGATCCTTGCGCGAAATCTCAAACCGCTTGCTTACTCTGACGAGCGAAGAACGAGCCTTCCTTTTGGATGAGGCTGACCGCTCTGAACAACAAGCGCTCCTCTGGATCGCCACTTGCCGAGCCTACCGCTTCATACGTGAATTTGCCGTCGAAGTGGTGCGGGATCGATACCTTGGTTACCAACTCGAACTACCCCTTGAAAGCTTTGACATTCTCTTGGATGCAAAGGCGGAGTGGGATGATGGTTTGGCCAATCTGAACCAATCAACCCGCCTGAAGCTTCGTCAGATCATGTTCCGAATAATGCGTGAGGCCGGAATAGTCTCAGAAGATCACCGCATTCAGACGGCTGTCATTTCAACCCGTGTGCGGCACATGATTGAAGCCAACAACCCCGGCGAACTGGCTATATTTCCTAGTGTTCCGGTCGAGGGGGCATGATTTGATGCGTCAACTAAACCGGAAAGAGCGCGCAGAGCACCTCTATCGCGTGATCAGAAGTGAGCGCTTCCTCACGAAGCAAGGCCTCGGAAATGAAGTCCCATTCTTCATCTATCCCTTTCCCGCAGAAGAAGGGCTCACCATGGTCGAGGATCGCGAAGATCTCGTTACTCGCCTTCAACATTCCGGCACCCGGGTGTTGGATTTGAACCTCTTTGATATTGCACTCGATATCCTCTCTGAGCGTGGGATTCTTGAAGAGGTGCTCGAGATTGAGGCCGACACCAGCAAGGGCGAGATCAAGGAACTACTGCAAGGGGTCTTAGACCCAAAGGCTCACCTCGTCCCACATATCGGAAAGGCAATCGAAGCCGTACCGCACGACGTTATTTTCTTGTCCGGCGTTGGTGAAGTGTACCCCTACATCCGCTCACACAACGTTTTGAACAATCTACAGAGCACTGCAAAAGAGGCGCCCACCGTTCTCTTTTTTCCCGGAAGCTACACCCATGCATTGGCGACGGGTGCGTCGCTGGAGCTCTTCGGTCAGCTCCATGACGACAAGTACTACCGCGCCTTCAACATCCTGAATTACGAGGTCTAAGCCCTATGGCTCAGCTGCTAAAAGACATTTTTGAAAAGCCAGTTGATCGCGCCATCGATGGCGTCATCAAGGCTGATGATGAGGCTAGCCTCCGCGTCGAGCTCGACGAATACGTTATTACGGGTGAAATTGGCCAACGGCTCGAGCAATTCCTCGAAGCCTACAACAATTATGACACCTCAAACGGCGTCTGGATCTCTGGCTTCTTCGGCTCAGGTAAGTCGCACTTGCTAAAGATGTTGGCCTTGTTGCTCGAAAACCGTGAGGTCGACGGAAAAACTGCTCACGAGATCTTCGCTGCAAAACTCAAAGACGAGCCGATGCTCGCAGGAGCACTTAACAAGGCCGTTTCCATCCCATCGAAATCAATTTTGTTCAACATCGACCAGAAGGCCGATGTCATCTCGAAGACGGATGTCGATGCGCTTCTATCCGTGTTTCAGAAAGTCTTCGATGAAGCTTGCGGATTCTACGGCAAGCAACCTCATATCGCGCAATTTGAACGCGATCTGCAAAGCCGTGGCCAATTTGAGGCTTTCAAAGAGACTTTCCGTAGCGCTGCTGGAAAGGACTGGGAGCACGGAAGAGAACAGGCACTGCTCGAAGCCAAGAATATCGCGACCGCGTTTGCCGCAGCAACTGGTGGCGACCCATGGGGTGCGAAAGACATTTTGAGCCAATACCGAAAGGACACTCGCGTCTCGATTGAGGACTTCGCAGACACTGTGAAAGCCTGGATTGATGATCAACCAAAAGGTTTTCGACTGAACTTCTTCGTTGACGAAGTCGGCCAATATATTGCCGACAACGTAAAACTGATGACCAATCTGCAGACCATCGCAGAAAGCCTCAACACCAAGTGCGAGGGCCAGGCATGGATTATCGTAACGGCGCAGCAGGACATGGCGTCCGTGATCGGCGATATGACACAGCGGCAAGAGAATGACTTCTCCAAAATTCAAGCTCGCTTCGGCAACCGCATGCCGCTGAATTCGGCCGATGTCGCGGAAGTCATCCAGCGTCGGCTTCTCGCCAAGACTTCTGAAGGCCAAGTGACACTCGGCAACCTGCATGATCGCGAAGAAAACAATCTCAAGACACTTTTCGATTTTGCGGACGGGTCGCAGAAGCTCAAAAACTACCGTGATCGCGACCACTTCATATCGAGCTATCCGTTCCCTCCCTATCAGTACGATCTCTTTCAAATGGCGATCACGTCATTGTCGGAGCACAACGCATTTGAAGGCAAGCACAGCTCTGTTGGTGAGCGGTCGATGCTGGGCGTCTTCCAAGAGGTAGCAAAGAAGCTGAAAGACCAGGAGGTTGGTGGGCTAGCCACCTTTGACCTCATGTTTGAAGGGATACGCACTGCGCTGAAGTCTTCGGTGCAACAGAGCATTCAGATCGCTGAAAGGAACCTGGACGACCCGTTTGCCGTTCGAGTCCTAAAATCCTTGTTCCTCGTCAAATATGTCAAAGGCTTCAAACCGTCGGTTCGCAACATCGCAATTCTGCTTTTGTCGGAGTTTGAGGCGGACCAGACGGCAATGCGCCGCAAGATTGAGGAAGCGCTAAGCCGTTTAGAGAGAGAAACCTATATCCAGCGCAACGGCGAGGTCTATGAGTTCCTGACGAATGAAGAGAAGGATGTCGAAGCCGAAATCAAGGCTCTCGACATCGATCCGTCCGAGCTCTCGAAAGAACTCGAAACTCTCGCATTCGATACCATTCTACGTCACCGTAAGATCAAACATCTCGCGACAAATAACGAATACCCCTTCACCCGAAAGCTGGATGATCACGCTCTAGGACGCGAATACGAATTGGCTATCAACCTCGTTTCACCTTTGAGTGATGAGGTTGAAAGCTCAGATGGCATTCGCATGAAAACTATGTCTCGCGAAGAGCTTGCGGTCGCCATGAATCCAGATGCGACCTTCGTTCGTGACCTGATCCTGTTCAAGCAAACCGACAAGTTCATTCGCCAGTCGCGCAGCGGCTCACCGCAGCCAGGCCGCGACCGCATTGTGGCGGGAAAAGGGGAGCAAAACAGTCGCCGCCTAAAAGACATCGAAATGCAGCTCCGCAAATTGATGGGAAGCGCTCGCCTGTTCGTTAGAGGTGACGAACTCGAGATCGGCGGTGAAGATGCTCAAGAGCGCATAGCCAAGGCGTTCCAATCGCTGGTCGACAAGGTTTACACCAACCTCCCGATGCTGCGCGGTGTCAGCTATACCGAGGCCGATATCAACAAGGCGGTGCAAGCTGAAAGCGGGCTCTTTGGATCTGACGGCACACGGATCAATGAGGCCGAGCAAGACGTCCTCAGCTTTATCAATGCGCAGGCACGCAACGGTGTAAAAGTCTCCGTCAAATATCTGGCTGATCGCTTTACGTCGAAACCTTACGGCTGGCCAATAAATGCGGTTCTTTGCCTAGCAAGTAGTCTGGTCGCGAGGGGCAAGATCGAAGCGCGACTGGACAGCGCTGTGAAGGAGGGACTGGATCTCGCCAAGGCGTTGAACAACAGCCACGCGCTTCCGAACATATTACTTACCCCACAAACGGAATTCACTGCCTCCGAAATTCGCCGAGCTAAGGAGCTCTATCAGGAACTCTTTGCACACCCCTCCTCGGGAACCGACGCGCGCAGTTTGGGTGCAGAATGGACTGCAAGCATTGATGTGCTTGAAGCCGAAGTGGACGAACTTGTTCGCCAATCGCACCGCTACCCTTTCCTGACTTCGCTCGAGCCACTCAATGAGCTGCTGCGGACCATGAAGAGCAAACCGGCGAACTGGTATATTTCCGAGGCGCCTAAGCGCGAGGATGATCTTCTGAACGCGAAGGAGGATATCCTCGACAAGGTGAAGTCCTTCATGGGCGGCGCACAAAAGGACATCTACGACGATGCCCGCGATATGCTCGCCGGCCAATCTGCCAACATCGACTATGTCGATCCTGATGCTGGGGCGAAGTTACGCGCTGCATTGGAGGATCCGAACTGTTTCAAAGGATCGACGATCCAGAACCTCAAGTCCGATCTTTTTGATCTGAAAAACAAGGTCGAACTCAAGGTGCTTGAGGAGCGCAAAGCTGTCATCGCAGAGGTAGAAGACGTTTCAGCCAAGATCGCACAAATGCCGGACTTCCAAGCGCTCGATGCCGATCAACAGACGCGGATCACCGCACGCATCGATAGCCACAAAGAAGGCCTCGATACAGTCACTTTGATTCCCGTATTGCGGGATCGCGCCAATGGTGCACGCACCAACCTACTATCAGACGTTGTCACTGAACTGGATAGTCTCGCGCGCCCAGTACCGGCGACTCAGCCGCAGCCAGGCCAATCCGACGGGCCAGCGCCCGCACCGCAGGCTCCCACAACGATCCTTGCCTCTCAGTTGAAGGTCGCAGCTCCGAAAACGCTGCTGACCGATGAGGCCGACGTTGATGAGTACCTTGATGCGATGAAAAGTGCCCTGCTGAACGAAATCCGCGCGGGTAAGAAAGTTATCGTATAATGATTTTCAAGGTTGAATTCGAGAATTTCACCGCATTCGAGAAACTGAACCTTTCCCTTTCGCCTCGAATCAACGTAATCATTGGGTCCAACGGGACCGGAAAGACGCACCTTCTTAAAGCCATCTATGGATTGAATCTGATCGCTGATGGTAAATTTCTGGAGCGTTCAAAAGATGCGTTTGCGGCCACTGCGTCGGGCAAATTTCTCAGGATCTTTGCGACCGAAGACAACAAAGTGGGGATGCTCGCCTCGAAGAGGGCAAGCGGACCGACAAAGCTTCGTTCTGTAAGCAGTGATGATTCCGTTTCTAGCATCACTTTCAGTGGCCGATCGCAGTATTTTGAAATTACCTCATCGCGGGCAGTTTCTAAATCTAGTTCTAAACCCGTCTATATTCCGACGAAAGAAGTGCTTTCGCTGGTTCGAGGTATTCGCCACCCGGATCATGATCGAGCGACGGTCGAAATGATTTTCGACGATAGTTACCTCGATCTCGCAGAGTTTCTCGTGGAACCGGGCTTCGATGAAAGCAGTTCTGACTTTCGCGCAGACCCTAGGTCGTACAATGTAGTTCGCAAACTAGTTGATCTCGTTGGCGGACGTTATACTTTGCACGACGACGGTGGTTTTCACTTTCAACCTGGTAAGTATGAAGAGGCTGCCAGATCGAAAAACGATCCCTTACGATCCGATTCACAGACCGCACGCGCCTACCAAGACTCCAAGAGAATACGCTTTCGTCCGGAGGGTGGGCCAACTTTTTCGACTGCGATGACCGCTGAGGGATATAGAAAGATTGGCGTGCTCCATCGATTGCTGAGCAATGGCTCGATCAATCTCAAGGAATCCGGCACTCTGCTTTGGGACGAGCCGGAGGCAAACCTAAACCCGAGACTGATGAAGGAGCTGGTTCAAGCCATACTTGAACTGTCGCGAAACGGTCAGCAGATCATTCTCGCAACCCATGACTACGTGCTTTTGAAATGGCTGGATTTGCTAATGGATAAAGTGGGTAAGGAAGACCACGTTCGATTTCATGTTCTACAAAGGCAAAGTCGCGATGGACCAATTTCCCTTTATTCGACGGAAGAATACGAGCAGCTTGTAACCACAGGCATATCTGAAACATTTGGAAAGCTATACGAGGCCGAAATCGAACGCTCAGTGAAGGGTATTGAGCTATGACGACCGTTCAGGAATTTGATCTCGAATTGTCTTTTCCAGGAGCAAAGAGCATTGTCCATTTCGACGACGATCAATACCATGGGGGCAGTACGGTTCAGCGCGTTGATTTCATAGCCGAATATGATGACCAGAGCCTATTTATCGAGATCAAAGATCCCGACATTCCGACGGCGCAGAATCTCGGTGCCTTCGTCCAAAAACTGAATTCTGGGAAATTGGTACAAAGCCTAGCTGGGAAATTTAGGGATACCCTCTTCTTTCGATCAGCCCAGGGTAAAAACGACCGTTCAATCCGGTATCTAGTTTTGCTCTCAATGAATAGCTTGGACGATGCATTGCTAATAGCAAAGCAAGACGAGCTACGAAAAGCCATTCCAATTAGTCATGCTGACTGGTCAAAAAACTGCGCTGCAAGCTGTATCGTTCTGAACTTTGAGCAATGGCGCAGACAATTCGGTGAAGCCTCGCTCCGACGAATTAGCGAGGCAACAGACTGATGGATACCACAAAGCTCAGGAAATTTGCTCAATTTGCGCGGAGTACCTTGATTGATCAAGTTACCGTAAGGCTGGAAGCCGTCTTGAGCGACGGCTCGTCGGCTCGGCGTGAATACCCAAGGGCCTTCAAGAAGCTTGAGACATTAGTTGGCAAACTCGGACGAGAGCAAGTTGTCGAAAAGGTCGCCTACACCTGGTTCAATCGCTTCACTGCTTTGAGGTACATGGATGTCAACGGTCTCTCCCCGGTTCGCGTTGTGTCTCCGTCCGTCGGTCAATTTCAACCGGAAATACTCTCGGATGCGAAGTCGGGGAGTATCAATGAGCAAATCGTCCCCGAAATCACTCGAGATGAAGTCCTCAGTCTACTGGATGGTCGCACCTCCAGCCCCGACCCACAGGGTGAGGCTTACCGACTGCTTGTCGTTGCCGCGTGCAACTACTGGCACGACGCTATGCCTTTTATGTTCGAGCGCATCGACGATTACGCCGAGCTTCTAATGCCTTCGGACCTCCAGTCCAACGCTTCGATACTCGCATACCTTCGTGAGGCAATGACACCTGACGTTTGTGAAGACGTCGAGATCATCGGCTGGCTCTACCAGTTTTATATCTCAGAGAAGAAGGATCAGGTCTTCGCGGGCCTCAAGAAGAACCAGAAGATCACGGCGGAGAACATTCCGGCCGCAACGCAGCTCTTCACCCCGCATTGGATCGTTCGCTATCTGGTCGAGAA carries:
- a CDS encoding DUF1819 family protein: MSASTKQDYKMSFSTGGLFHNESLEVARLHLDGEPWEDTILRAMEEGATSLPKSASNRRSLREISNRLLTLTSEERAFLLDEADRSEQQALLWIATCRAYRFIREFAVEVVRDRYLGYQLELPLESFDILLDAKAEWDDGLANLNQSTRLKLRQIMFRIMREAGIVSEDHRIQTAVISTRVRHMIEANNPGELAIFPSVPVEGA
- the brxC gene encoding BREX system P-loop protein BrxC produces the protein MAQLLKDIFEKPVDRAIDGVIKADDEASLRVELDEYVITGEIGQRLEQFLEAYNNYDTSNGVWISGFFGSGKSHLLKMLALLLENREVDGKTAHEIFAAKLKDEPMLAGALNKAVSIPSKSILFNIDQKADVISKTDVDALLSVFQKVFDEACGFYGKQPHIAQFERDLQSRGQFEAFKETFRSAAGKDWEHGREQALLEAKNIATAFAAATGGDPWGAKDILSQYRKDTRVSIEDFADTVKAWIDDQPKGFRLNFFVDEVGQYIADNVKLMTNLQTIAESLNTKCEGQAWIIVTAQQDMASVIGDMTQRQENDFSKIQARFGNRMPLNSADVAEVIQRRLLAKTSEGQVTLGNLHDREENNLKTLFDFADGSQKLKNYRDRDHFISSYPFPPYQYDLFQMAITSLSEHNAFEGKHSSVGERSMLGVFQEVAKKLKDQEVGGLATFDLMFEGIRTALKSSVQQSIQIAERNLDDPFAVRVLKSLFLVKYVKGFKPSVRNIAILLLSEFEADQTAMRRKIEEALSRLERETYIQRNGEVYEFLTNEEKDVEAEIKALDIDPSELSKELETLAFDTILRHRKIKHLATNNEYPFTRKLDDHALGREYELAINLVSPLSDEVESSDGIRMKTMSREELAVAMNPDATFVRDLILFKQTDKFIRQSRSGSPQPGRDRIVAGKGEQNSRRLKDIEMQLRKLMGSARLFVRGDELEIGGEDAQERIAKAFQSLVDKVYTNLPMLRGVSYTEADINKAVQAESGLFGSDGTRINEAEQDVLSFINAQARNGVKVSVKYLADRFTSKPYGWPINAVLCLASSLVARGKIEARLDSAVKEGLDLAKALNNSHALPNILLTPQTEFTASEIRRAKELYQELFAHPSSGTDARSLGAEWTASIDVLEAEVDELVRQSHRYPFLTSLEPLNELLRTMKSKPANWYISEAPKREDDLLNAKEDILDKVKSFMGGAQKDIYDDARDMLAGQSANIDYVDPDAGAKLRAALEDPNCFKGSTIQNLKSDLFDLKNKVELKVLEERKAVIAEVEDVSAKIAQMPDFQALDADQQTRITARIDSHKEGLDTVTLIPVLRDRANGARTNLLSDVVTELDSLARPVPATQPQPGQSDGPAPAPQAPTTILASQLKVAAPKTLLTDEADVDEYLDAMKSALLNEIRAGKKVIV
- a CDS encoding S24 family peptidase is translated as MEHVRDELDRLIQQRRLGYSAISRLIGRNSSYIQQFIKRGSPRKLDDDDRRVLASFFGVDEQVLGGPPAPIRDGLIEIPVLNVDASAGFGAIAESETAHTRFGFDERWLAALTRAKSASLSIIHVLGDSMEPTLSDGDEVLVDASDEGSRLRDGIYVLRADDALVVKRVTLKPGGRKITISSDNAAYPSWDDVDRSEIQVVGRVIWFGRAI
- a CDS encoding AAA family ATPase, with amino-acid sequence MIFKVEFENFTAFEKLNLSLSPRINVIIGSNGTGKTHLLKAIYGLNLIADGKFLERSKDAFAATASGKFLRIFATEDNKVGMLASKRASGPTKLRSVSSDDSVSSITFSGRSQYFEITSSRAVSKSSSKPVYIPTKEVLSLVRGIRHPDHDRATVEMIFDDSYLDLAEFLVEPGFDESSSDFRADPRSYNVVRKLVDLVGGRYTLHDDGGFHFQPGKYEEAARSKNDPLRSDSQTARAYQDSKRIRFRPEGGPTFSTAMTAEGYRKIGVLHRLLSNGSINLKESGTLLWDEPEANLNPRLMKELVQAILELSRNGQQIILATHDYVLLKWLDLLMDKVGKEDHVRFHVLQRQSRDGPISLYSTEEYEQLVTTGISETFGKLYEAEIERSVKGIEL
- a CDS encoding DUF1788 domain-containing protein, giving the protein MRQLNRKERAEHLYRVIRSERFLTKQGLGNEVPFFIYPFPAEEGLTMVEDREDLVTRLQHSGTRVLDLNLFDIALDILSERGILEEVLEIEADTSKGEIKELLQGVLDPKAHLVPHIGKAIEAVPHDVIFLSGVGEVYPYIRSHNVLNNLQSTAKEAPTVLFFPGSYTHALATGASLELFGQLHDDKYYRAFNILNYEV